The following proteins are encoded in a genomic region of Pseudoxanthomonas suwonensis 11-1:
- the mtnA gene encoding S-methyl-5-thioribose-1-phosphate isomerase, producing MDTAFDFDRYDHIRPILWTGEALELLDQRKLPFVVEHVTCRDSDEVAQAIRDLAVRGAPAIGIAAAWGVVLASGTVEADDGTAALLKLEPALQRLNAARPTAVNLAWALARMRRALATAGADWREVATREAQAIADEDLAANRRMGALGAALVAPGSGVLTHCNTGSLATAGFGTALGVIRAGMAEGRIAKVYAGETRPWLQGARLTVWELQQDGIDATLIADSAAAHLMKTGAVQWVVVGADRICANGDTANKIGTYQLAIAARHHGVKFMVVAPSSTVDLDTASGEAIEIEQRDPGELHGLGGVRTVAEGIAAWNPVFDVTPAELIDAIVTERGVVEQPDLAKMRALFAG from the coding sequence ATGGATACCGCCTTCGACTTCGACCGTTACGACCATATCCGCCCGATCCTGTGGACCGGCGAGGCCCTGGAACTCCTCGACCAGCGCAAGCTGCCGTTCGTGGTGGAGCACGTCACCTGCCGCGACAGCGACGAGGTCGCCCAGGCGATCCGCGACCTGGCCGTGCGTGGGGCCCCGGCCATCGGCATCGCCGCGGCCTGGGGCGTGGTGCTGGCGAGCGGGACGGTCGAGGCCGATGACGGCACCGCCGCGCTGCTGAAGCTGGAGCCGGCGCTGCAGCGGCTCAATGCCGCCCGTCCGACCGCGGTCAACCTGGCCTGGGCGCTGGCGCGCATGCGCAGGGCGCTGGCCACTGCCGGCGCGGACTGGCGCGAGGTCGCCACCCGCGAGGCGCAGGCCATCGCCGACGAGGACCTGGCCGCCAACCGCCGCATGGGCGCGCTGGGGGCTGCCCTGGTCGCACCGGGCAGTGGCGTGCTGACCCACTGCAATACCGGCTCGCTGGCCACTGCCGGCTTCGGCACCGCGCTGGGCGTGATCCGCGCCGGCATGGCCGAGGGCCGCATCGCCAAGGTCTATGCCGGCGAGACCCGTCCGTGGCTGCAGGGCGCGCGCCTGACCGTGTGGGAACTGCAGCAGGACGGCATCGACGCCACCCTGATCGCCGACTCGGCCGCGGCCCACCTGATGAAGACCGGTGCGGTGCAATGGGTGGTCGTCGGCGCCGACCGCATCTGCGCCAACGGCGACACCGCCAACAAGATCGGCACCTACCAGCTGGCGATCGCCGCCCGCCACCACGGGGTGAAGTTCATGGTGGTGGCGCCGTCCTCGACCGTGGACCTGGACACCGCCAGCGGCGAGGCCATCGAGATCGAGCAGCGCGACCCGGGCGAGCTGCACGGCCTGGGCGGGGTGCGCACCGTAGCCGAGGGCATCGCCGCCTGGAACCCGGTGTTCGACGTCACTCCCGCGGAGCTGATCGACGCGATCGTGACCGAGCGCGGCGTGGTCGAGCAGCCGGACCTGGCGAAGATGCGGGCGCTGTTCGCCGGCTGA
- a CDS encoding GntR family transcriptional regulator: MNSTLHISQADSRPMYLQIMEQIRARIASGDWAAGRELPSIRALAASVNVSVITVKRAYLELEQEGVIVTRHGKGSFVAESGSTARELQLQKLDEHLRGAADIARQLGLSSDELLGRLRGIYPPVKPR, encoded by the coding sequence ATGAACAGCACGCTGCACATCTCCCAGGCCGATTCGCGCCCCATGTATCTGCAGATCATGGAGCAGATCCGCGCGCGCATCGCCTCCGGCGACTGGGCCGCCGGCCGCGAGCTGCCCTCGATCCGGGCGCTGGCCGCATCGGTCAACGTCAGCGTGATCACGGTCAAGCGCGCCTACCTGGAACTGGAACAGGAGGGGGTGATCGTCACCCGCCACGGCAAGGGCTCGTTCGTGGCCGAAAGCGGCAGCACCGCACGCGAGCTGCAGCTGCAGAAGCTGGACGAGCACCTGCGCGGCGCGGCCGACATCGCCCGCCAGCTCGGCCTGTCCAGCGACGAACTCCTCGGCCGCCTGCGCGGCATTTATCCGCCGGTGAAACCGCGATGA
- a CDS encoding ATP-binding cassette domain-containing protein, producing the protein MSQTQHLHMRGVRKSFRFFGLHDLDLELEPGQVMGLVGPNGAGKSTTLRLVMGMLAPDAGQIHLFGHPMPEAQAEAKQHAGFVSADMRLLPNATLGWHLRLLSSITR; encoded by the coding sequence ATGAGCCAGACCCAGCACCTCCACATGCGCGGCGTGCGCAAGTCGTTCCGCTTCTTCGGCCTGCACGACCTGGACCTGGAGCTGGAACCGGGCCAGGTGATGGGCCTGGTCGGTCCCAACGGCGCCGGCAAGAGCACCACCCTGCGCCTGGTCATGGGCATGCTCGCCCCGGACGCCGGCCAGATCCACCTGTTCGGCCATCCGATGCCGGAAGCGCAGGCCGAGGCCAAGCAGCACGCCGGCTTCGTCTCCGCCGATATGCGCCTGCTGCCCAACGCCACCCTCGGCTGGCACCTGCGCCTGCTGTCCTCGATCACGCGCTGA
- the gyrA gene encoding DNA gyrase subunit A, whose protein sequence is MTDLAKEIIPVNLEDEMRRSYLDYAMSVIVGRALPDVRDGLKPVHRRVLFAMNELGAHSNKPYYKSARIVGDVIGKYHPHGDQSVYDTLVRMAQPFSLRYLLVDGQGNFGSVDGDSAAAMRYTEARMSRLTHELMADIDKETVDFQPNYDEKELEPTVMPTRFPNLLVNGSAGIAVGMATNIPPHNLTEVVNGLLALIDEPELDVDALMQYIPGPDFPTAGIINGVGGIQLAYRTGRGRVRIRAKADIEVADNGRESIIVTEIPYQVNKARLIEKIAELVKEKKIEGISELRDESDKDGMRIYIEVKRGESAEVVLNNLYQQTQLESVFGINMVALVDGRPQLVNLKQILEAFLRHRREVVTRRTIFELRKARARAHVLEGLTVALANIDEMIELIKTSDNPQVAKERMLDRTWEPGLVGALLAATGAEASRPDDLPAGVGLVEGRYRLTEVQAQQILEMRLHRLTGLEQEKLTEEYRQLLETIRALIEILEDPEVLLQVIRTELNELKAEFGDDRRSEIRASEEDLDILDLIAPEDVVVTLSHAGYAKRQPVSAYRAQKRGGRGRSAAATKDEDFIDRLWLVNTHDTLLTFTSSGKVFWLPVHQLPEAGSNARGRPIINWIPLEEGEQVQAVLPVREYAEGFFVFFATRNGTVKKTPLTEFAFRLARGKIAINLDDGDNLVGVALTDGGRDVMLFASNGKAVRFDESEVRAMGRTATGVRGIRLAEGEEVVSLVVPDGEGDILTASERGYGKRTPLSEYPKKGRGTQGVIAIQTSERNGRLVGAIQLSEQHEVLLISDGGTLVRTRASEISQVGRNTQGVTLIRLGEGESLQAVERVDASLDEAAEEGVAAGAPEQPSDGAEATPAS, encoded by the coding sequence ATGACCGATCTCGCCAAAGAAATCATCCCGGTAAACCTGGAAGACGAGATGCGCCGCAGTTACCTCGATTACGCCATGAGCGTGATCGTGGGGCGCGCGCTGCCGGATGTGCGCGATGGCCTGAAGCCGGTGCATCGCCGCGTGCTGTTCGCGATGAACGAGCTCGGCGCGCACAGCAACAAGCCCTATTACAAGTCGGCGCGAATCGTCGGTGACGTGATCGGTAAGTACCACCCGCACGGCGACCAGTCGGTGTACGACACCCTGGTGCGCATGGCCCAGCCGTTCTCGCTGCGCTACCTGCTGGTGGACGGCCAGGGCAACTTCGGCTCGGTCGACGGCGACTCCGCCGCGGCGATGCGTTACACCGAGGCGCGCATGTCGCGCCTGACCCACGAGCTGATGGCGGACATCGACAAGGAAACCGTCGATTTCCAGCCCAACTACGACGAGAAGGAGCTGGAGCCGACGGTCATGCCGACCCGGTTCCCGAACCTGCTGGTCAACGGCTCGGCCGGTATCGCCGTGGGCATGGCCACCAACATCCCGCCGCACAACCTCACCGAGGTGGTGAACGGCCTGCTGGCGCTGATCGACGAGCCGGAGCTGGATGTCGACGCGCTGATGCAGTACATCCCGGGCCCGGATTTCCCCACCGCCGGCATCATCAACGGCGTCGGCGGCATCCAGCTGGCGTACCGCACCGGCCGCGGCCGCGTGCGCATCCGCGCCAAGGCCGACATCGAGGTGGCCGACAACGGCCGCGAGTCGATCATCGTCACCGAGATCCCGTACCAGGTGAACAAGGCGCGGCTTATCGAGAAGATCGCCGAGCTGGTCAAGGAAAAGAAGATCGAGGGCATCTCGGAGCTGCGCGACGAGTCCGACAAGGACGGCATGCGCATCTACATCGAGGTCAAGCGCGGCGAGTCCGCCGAGGTGGTGCTCAACAACCTCTACCAGCAGACCCAGCTGGAGTCGGTGTTCGGCATCAACATGGTGGCGCTGGTCGACGGCCGCCCGCAGCTGGTCAACCTCAAGCAGATCCTCGAGGCCTTCCTGCGCCACCGCCGCGAGGTGGTGACCCGCCGCACCATCTTCGAGCTGCGCAAGGCGCGCGCCCGCGCCCACGTGCTGGAAGGCCTGACCGTCGCGCTGGCCAACATCGACGAGATGATCGAGCTGATCAAGACGTCGGACAACCCGCAGGTCGCCAAGGAGCGCATGCTCGACCGCACCTGGGAGCCGGGCCTGGTCGGCGCGCTGCTGGCCGCCACCGGCGCCGAGGCCTCGCGTCCGGACGACCTGCCGGCCGGCGTCGGCCTGGTCGAGGGCCGTTACCGCCTGACCGAGGTCCAGGCCCAGCAGATCCTGGAGATGCGCCTGCACCGCCTGACCGGCCTGGAGCAGGAGAAGCTCACCGAGGAATACCGCCAGCTGCTGGAGACCATCCGCGCCCTGATCGAGATCCTCGAGGATCCGGAAGTGCTGCTGCAGGTGATCCGCACCGAGCTCAACGAGCTCAAGGCCGAGTTCGGCGACGACCGCCGCAGCGAGATCCGCGCCAGCGAGGAAGACCTCGACATCCTCGACCTGATCGCGCCGGAAGACGTGGTGGTCACCCTGTCGCACGCCGGCTACGCCAAGCGCCAGCCGGTGTCGGCCTACCGCGCGCAGAAGCGTGGCGGCCGCGGCCGCTCGGCGGCGGCGACGAAGGACGAGGATTTCATCGACCGGCTGTGGCTGGTGAACACCCACGACACCCTGCTGACCTTCACCAGCAGCGGCAAGGTGTTCTGGCTGCCGGTGCACCAGCTGCCGGAGGCCGGCTCCAATGCCCGTGGCCGCCCGATCATCAACTGGATCCCGCTGGAGGAAGGGGAGCAGGTGCAGGCGGTGCTGCCGGTGCGCGAGTACGCCGAAGGCTTCTTCGTGTTCTTCGCCACCCGCAACGGCACGGTCAAGAAGACCCCGCTGACCGAGTTCGCCTTCCGCCTGGCACGCGGCAAGATCGCGATCAACCTGGACGATGGCGACAACCTGGTCGGCGTGGCCCTGACCGACGGTGGCCGCGACGTGATGCTGTTCGCCTCCAACGGCAAGGCCGTGCGCTTCGACGAGTCGGAGGTGCGCGCGATGGGCCGTACCGCCACCGGCGTGCGCGGCATCCGCCTGGCCGAGGGCGAGGAGGTGGTCAGCCTGGTCGTGCCGGACGGCGAGGGCGACATCCTCACCGCCTCCGAGCGCGGCTATGGCAAGCGCACCCCGCTGTCCGAGTACCCGAAGAAGGGCCGCGGCACCCAGGGCGTGATCGCGATCCAGACCAGCGAGCGCAACGGCAGGCTGGTCGGCGCGATCCAGCTGTCCGAGCAGCACGAGGTCCTGCTGATCTCCGACGGCGGCACCCTGGTGCGCACCCGCGCCTCGGAGATCTCGCAGGTCGGCCGCAACACCCAGGGCGTGACCCTGATCCGCCTGGGCGAGGGCGAGTCCCTGCAGGCGGTCGAGCGGGTCGATGCCTCGCTGGACGAGGCCGCCGAGGAAGGCGTGGCTGCCGGCGCCCCGGAGCAGCCGTCCGACGGTGCCGAGGCCACGCCGGCCAGCTGA
- the msrP gene encoding protein-methionine-sulfoxide reductase catalytic subunit MsrP — MRLRNLSRIPASEITDEAVYRDRRRLLGMLAATPLLGLSGCAEAEPPPPPKTRVSVAQARAGFGTDEELTRYEDITSYNNFYEFGTNKDDPSRAAKTLRTSPWSVVVDGECAKPGTIGLEDLLRGIAAEERVYRLRCVEGWSMVIPWTGVPLGEVLKRFEPTSKAKYVAFTTLADPKQMPGLRYRSIDWPYREGLRIDEAMHPLTLLATGLYGKALPQQNGAPLRLVVPWKYGFKSIKSIVAIRFTERMPKTAWNELQPSEYGFFSNVNPAVDHPRWSQKTERRIAGTKSKLFAGRIPTLPFNGYADQVASLYAGMDLRKWY, encoded by the coding sequence ATGCGCCTGCGCAACCTGTCCCGGATTCCCGCCAGCGAGATCACCGACGAGGCGGTCTACCGCGACCGCCGCCGGCTGCTGGGCATGCTCGCCGCCACCCCGCTGCTGGGCCTGTCCGGATGCGCCGAGGCCGAGCCCCCGCCGCCGCCGAAGACCCGCGTCAGCGTGGCCCAGGCCCGTGCCGGTTTCGGCACCGACGAGGAGCTGACCCGCTACGAGGACATCACCAGCTACAACAACTTCTACGAGTTCGGCACCAACAAGGACGACCCCTCGCGCGCGGCGAAGACCCTGCGCACCTCGCCCTGGTCGGTGGTGGTCGACGGCGAGTGCGCCAAACCCGGCACGATCGGCCTGGAGGACCTGCTGCGCGGCATCGCCGCAGAGGAGCGCGTCTACCGCCTGCGCTGCGTGGAAGGCTGGTCGATGGTGATCCCCTGGACCGGCGTGCCGCTGGGCGAGGTGCTGAAACGCTTCGAACCGACCTCGAAGGCGAAGTACGTAGCGTTCACCACCCTCGCCGACCCGAAGCAGATGCCCGGCCTCCGCTACCGCTCGATCGACTGGCCCTACCGCGAAGGGCTGCGCATCGACGAGGCCATGCATCCGCTCACCCTGCTTGCCACCGGCCTCTACGGCAAGGCGCTGCCGCAGCAGAACGGCGCGCCACTACGCCTGGTGGTGCCATGGAAGTACGGCTTCAAGTCGATCAAGTCGATCGTCGCCATCCGCTTCACCGAGCGCATGCCGAAGACCGCATGGAACGAACTGCAGCCTTCGGAGTACGGCTTCTTCTCCAACGTCAATCCGGCCGTGGACCATCCGCGCTGGAGCCAGAAGACCGAGCGCCGCATCGCCGGCACGAAGAGCAAGCTGTTCGCCGGCCGCATCCCCACCCTGCCGTTCAACGGCTACGCCGACCAGGTCGCCTCGCTGTACGCCGGCATGGACCTGCGCAAGTGGTACTGA
- a CDS encoding restriction endonuclease produces the protein MSAWILGGSLALLTAAVGLPYTWYVRRGTHRCAAGLRAIAALRWKELATLVGQAMQQRGLRDFQGHPGALHPGSRLLMTDGNRRWLLSCKHGRAYRLARRHIHQLMEEMDLAGAHHGILLTEGKARPDAQASAARHGIEIIDGRRLWSLVRPYLSPLVLVQIEAEAERRTRLETLGVAIFALVLAIGLGAWGDRLEAALSRGKGPVAAEASTAPAGTEADPPASQMSEPPPLPEDADIEAFPDEATLQLYRNEVVRSVSQKPGVGRAYWLTHHTLVVNRTGSIDAIWPLICAELERYPALRAVRVQLNPRPGRDEQVRWRQCRVQ, from the coding sequence ATGTCCGCCTGGATCCTGGGGGGGAGCCTGGCATTGCTCACGGCAGCCGTGGGCCTGCCCTATACCTGGTACGTGCGTCGCGGCACCCATCGCTGCGCCGCCGGCCTGCGCGCGATCGCCGCGCTGCGCTGGAAGGAGCTGGCCACCCTGGTCGGCCAGGCCATGCAGCAGCGCGGGCTGCGCGACTTCCAGGGCCACCCCGGCGCACTGCATCCGGGCAGCCGCCTGCTGATGACCGACGGCAACCGGCGCTGGCTGCTGTCCTGCAAGCACGGCCGTGCCTACCGCCTGGCCCGTCGCCACATCCACCAGCTGATGGAGGAGATGGACCTGGCCGGCGCCCACCACGGCATCCTGCTGACCGAAGGCAAGGCGCGCCCCGATGCCCAGGCCTCGGCCGCCCGCCACGGCATCGAGATCATCGACGGCCGCCGCCTGTGGAGCCTGGTGCGTCCTTACCTGTCGCCGCTGGTGCTGGTCCAGATCGAGGCCGAGGCCGAGCGGCGCACGCGCCTGGAAACCCTGGGCGTGGCGATCTTCGCCCTGGTGCTGGCGATCGGCCTCGGCGCCTGGGGCGACCGCCTCGAGGCGGCCCTGTCCCGCGGCAAGGGGCCGGTGGCCGCGGAAGCCTCCACGGCGCCCGCGGGCACGGAGGCGGACCCGCCGGCCAGCCAGATGAGCGAGCCGCCGCCGCTGCCGGAGGACGCCGACATCGAAGCCTTCCCCGACGAGGCCACCCTGCAGCTTTATCGCAACGAGGTCGTGCGTTCGGTTTCCCAGAAGCCGGGCGTGGGCCGGGCGTACTGGCTCACCCACCACACCCTGGTGGTGAACCGGACCGGCAGCATCGACGCGATCTGGCCGCTGATCTGCGCCGAGCTGGAGCGCTACCCGGCGCTGCGTGCGGTGCGGGTGCAACTCAATCCGCGGCCGGGCCGCGACGAGCAGGTGCGCTGGCGGCAGTGCCGCGTCCAGTAA
- a CDS encoding polyhydroxyalkanoic acid system family protein: MSQIDIEHAHSRTPEQVRQAVEGIAAKLQERHGLSSRWEGDVLALGGPGIDGRIEMLPGKVRVQAELGFLFSALQGMVESEIRRVLAEKLD; this comes from the coding sequence TTGTCCCAGATCGACATCGAACACGCCCATTCGCGCACGCCCGAGCAGGTCCGCCAGGCGGTGGAGGGCATCGCCGCCAAGCTGCAGGAGCGGCACGGCCTCAGCAGCCGCTGGGAAGGCGACGTCCTGGCGCTCGGCGGCCCCGGCATCGACGGCCGCATCGAGATGCTGCCGGGCAAGGTCCGGGTGCAGGCCGAACTGGGCTTCCTGTTCTCCGCCCTGCAGGGCATGGTCGAATCGGAAATCCGCCGCGTGCTGGCGGAAAAGCTCGACTGA
- the msrQ gene encoding protein-methionine-sulfoxide reductase heme-binding subunit MsrQ gives MSGDTSTARPGRATSPRIIAAKALVHALALAPAAWLGWQVAEVFRTGSDALGADPVAEIEHFTGLWALRLLLLTLAITPLRRLTGQTVVLQFRRMLGLYALFYASLHLAAYLVLDLGGYWTQLFEDIAKRPYITVGFLAWLLLVPLAVTSTRGWMRRLGRRWGQLHRAVYAIGVLAVLHFWWLVKSDIREPALYAGILAGLLGWRLVLKLRARRTTAAR, from the coding sequence CTGAGTGGCGACACCAGCACCGCCCGTCCCGGCAGGGCGACTTCGCCGCGCATCATCGCCGCCAAGGCGCTGGTGCATGCGCTGGCGCTGGCCCCGGCGGCATGGCTGGGCTGGCAGGTGGCCGAGGTGTTCCGCACCGGCAGCGATGCACTGGGCGCCGATCCGGTGGCCGAGATCGAGCACTTCACCGGGCTGTGGGCGCTACGCCTGCTGCTGCTTACCCTGGCCATCACCCCGCTGCGCCGGCTGACCGGGCAAACGGTGGTGCTGCAGTTCCGGCGCATGCTCGGGCTGTACGCGCTCTTCTACGCCAGCCTGCACCTGGCTGCGTACCTGGTGCTGGACCTGGGCGGTTACTGGACCCAGCTGTTCGAGGACATCGCCAAGCGCCCGTATATCACCGTCGGTTTCCTGGCCTGGCTGCTGCTGGTGCCGTTGGCGGTGACCTCCACCCGCGGCTGGATGCGCCGTCTCGGCCGGCGCTGGGGCCAGCTGCACCGCGCGGTCTACGCCATCGGCGTACTGGCGGTGCTGCACTTCTGGTGGCTGGTCAAGTCCGACATCCGCGAGCCGGCGCTGTACGCCGGCATCCTCGCGGGGCTGCTGGGCTGGCGCCTGGTGCTGAAACTCAGGGCGCGCCGAACCACAGCAGCGCGCTGA
- the serC gene encoding 3-phosphoserine/phosphohydroxythreonine transaminase: MTRAYNFSAGPATLPEAVLRQAQAEMLDWNGTGASIVELSHRGAEFMAVAAQAEADLRALMSIPDDYAVLFLAGGATTQQALIALNFASPGQVADYVVTGHWSKTAIRQVRPYVDVHVAASSEEPDGGFRSIPPRAQWQLSDDAAYVHITANETIHGVEFRDTPDVGAAPLFADFSSSIASEPVDVSKYGLIYAGAQKNLGPVGISVLVVRRDLLERAGQPRADIFTYASHAARDSMLNTPPTWNWYLLGLTVRWMLEQGGVEEFARRNAAKSALVYGAIDGSGGFYRNEVAPAVRSRMNIPFFLPDDTLTTRFLSESKAAGLLALKGHKAVGGLRASLYNAMPVEGAQALVDFMADFQRRNG, translated from the coding sequence ATGACGCGCGCTTACAACTTCAGTGCCGGCCCTGCGACGTTGCCGGAAGCAGTCCTGCGCCAGGCGCAGGCGGAGATGCTGGACTGGAACGGGACGGGCGCGTCGATCGTGGAACTCAGCCACCGTGGCGCGGAGTTCATGGCGGTGGCAGCCCAGGCCGAGGCCGACCTGCGTGCGCTGATGTCGATCCCGGACGACTACGCCGTACTGTTCCTGGCCGGCGGCGCCACCACCCAGCAGGCCCTGATCGCGCTGAACTTCGCCTCGCCCGGGCAGGTCGCGGACTACGTGGTCACCGGCCACTGGAGCAAGACCGCGATCAGGCAGGTCAGGCCCTACGTCGACGTGCACGTGGCCGCCAGCAGCGAGGAGCCGGACGGCGGCTTCCGCAGCATCCCGCCGCGCGCGCAGTGGCAGCTCAGCGACGATGCGGCCTACGTGCACATCACCGCCAACGAGACCATCCACGGCGTCGAATTCCGCGATACCCCGGACGTGGGTGCGGCGCCGCTGTTCGCCGACTTCAGTTCCTCGATCGCCTCCGAGCCGGTCGACGTGTCGAAGTACGGCCTGATCTACGCCGGCGCGCAGAAGAACCTCGGCCCGGTCGGGATCTCGGTGCTGGTCGTGCGCCGCGACCTGCTCGAGCGCGCCGGCCAGCCGCGCGCCGACATCTTCACCTATGCCTCGCACGCGGCGCGCGATTCGATGCTCAACACGCCGCCGACCTGGAACTGGTACCTGCTGGGCCTGACGGTCCGCTGGATGCTGGAGCAGGGCGGCGTCGAGGAGTTCGCCCGCCGCAACGCCGCCAAGTCGGCGCTGGTGTACGGCGCGATCGACGGTTCCGGTGGCTTCTACCGCAACGAGGTGGCCCCGGCGGTGCGTTCGCGCATGAACATCCCGTTCTTCCTGCCGGACGACACCCTGACCACGCGCTTCCTCTCCGAATCGAAGGCGGCCGGGCTGCTGGCGCTGAAGGGCCACAAGGCCGTCGGCGGCCTGCGTGCCTCGCTGTACAACGCCATGCCGGTGGAAGGCGCGCAGGCGCTGGTCGACTTCATGGCCGATTTCCAGCGCCGCAACGGCTGA
- a CDS encoding ABC transporter permease encodes MAGGETAAKPDTAVYMFVAFAVMAVSMPGLFGIGASLAMERELGLLRLRRAQPAPAGAWLVAKIVCGLGFGVLAYLPLLATALAAGRLPLATGGVVLLSLALLAAAIPFCAMGLMIGSLFRGNAATGYANLVYLPGCYLSGLFFPMPASLHWQVSLWPQFHASQLAMHAGGVEGLQFEPVLVAAGSLAGFTVLFSAVAIWRLARKG; translated from the coding sequence GTGGCCGGCGGCGAGACCGCGGCCAAACCGGACACGGCGGTCTACATGTTCGTCGCCTTCGCGGTGATGGCGGTCAGCATGCCGGGCCTGTTCGGCATCGGCGCCTCGCTGGCGATGGAGCGCGAGCTGGGCCTGCTGCGGTTGCGACGCGCACAGCCGGCGCCGGCAGGCGCCTGGCTGGTGGCCAAGATCGTCTGCGGCCTGGGTTTCGGCGTACTCGCCTACCTGCCGCTGCTGGCCACCGCGCTGGCCGCGGGCCGGTTGCCGCTGGCGACCGGCGGGGTCGTGCTGCTGAGCCTGGCCCTGCTGGCGGCCGCGATCCCGTTCTGCGCGATGGGCCTGATGATCGGAAGCCTGTTCCGCGGCAACGCCGCGACCGGCTACGCCAACCTGGTCTACCTGCCCGGCTGCTACCTCTCCGGACTGTTCTTCCCGATGCCGGCGTCGCTGCACTGGCAGGTGTCGCTGTGGCCGCAGTTCCATGCCAGCCAGCTGGCCATGCATGCCGGCGGCGTGGAAGGGCTGCAGTTCGAGCCGGTGCTGGTCGCGGCCGGCAGCCTGGCCGGCTTCACCGTGCTGTTCAGCGCGGTGGCGATCTGGAGGCTGGCGCGCAAGGGTTGA
- a CDS encoding phasin family protein, producing MTVENRHRDTPSAADVQAQAGRFARELGDSAQQVWLAGIGALARAQAEGSRLFEQLAEEGRQVGNGQSGDTGEHSAAARLESLRQALDGAFGRVTAKATEAWDSVGRSFEHRVQDALRQMDVPTREDLDALGARIDALTRELQRRTSTMPEGVVPPVQPSGPAPGVSTPHPDAGIG from the coding sequence ATGACCGTTGAGAACCGCCATCGCGATACCCCCAGCGCCGCCGACGTGCAGGCCCAGGCCGGGCGCTTCGCGCGCGAACTGGGCGACTCGGCGCAGCAGGTCTGGCTGGCCGGGATCGGTGCGCTGGCCCGGGCCCAGGCCGAGGGCAGCCGCCTGTTCGAGCAGCTGGCCGAGGAAGGCCGGCAGGTCGGCAACGGCCAGTCCGGCGATACCGGCGAGCACAGCGCCGCGGCCCGGCTGGAAAGCCTGCGCCAGGCGCTGGACGGTGCCTTCGGCCGGGTCACGGCCAAGGCCACCGAGGCCTGGGACAGTGTCGGCCGTTCGTTCGAGCACCGGGTCCAGGACGCGCTGCGGCAGATGGATGTACCCACCCGCGAGGACCTGGACGCGCTGGGCGCCCGCATCGATGCCCTGACCCGGGAACTGCAGCGACGCACCAGCACCATGCCCGAGGGGGTGGTGCCGCCGGTCCAGCCCAGCGGCCCGGCGCCGGGCGTGTCCACCCCGCATCCGGACGCCGGGATCGGCTAA
- a CDS encoding FHA domain-containing protein has translation MQEHALQLHFSNRQQADHPLAAGVLRLVRQANGTLGLGDAPGALLAQFCLDRRGLWLQVAGGARGIHVNGRPVRRMALLRAGDAVYADGVELLVRAAAQPAANVDDAAGAAIHEACAVLRGVGGAHHGRCFTLGQPRLVGSAREADIRIDEPAFASRHAVLERDGARVLLRDQGSAEGSVVNGMPVRDAVLVAGDQVVFDGQHRFVVEFPAGPGAPARSSTETAAPAAAPPPARSNGVRLPWLLLAAILLAGALSALLWFGAP, from the coding sequence ATGCAAGAACACGCACTGCAACTGCACTTCAGCAACCGCCAGCAGGCGGACCATCCGCTGGCCGCCGGCGTACTCCGCCTGGTCCGCCAGGCCAACGGCACGCTCGGCCTTGGCGATGCGCCGGGCGCGTTGCTGGCCCAGTTCTGCCTGGACAGGCGCGGGCTGTGGCTGCAGGTTGCCGGCGGTGCCCGTGGGATCCACGTCAACGGCCGTCCGGTCAGGCGCATGGCCCTGCTGCGTGCCGGCGACGCGGTCTATGCCGACGGCGTGGAACTGCTGGTTCGGGCCGCGGCGCAGCCGGCCGCGAACGTCGACGATGCCGCCGGCGCGGCCATCCACGAAGCCTGCGCGGTCCTGCGCGGGGTCGGCGGCGCCCATCACGGCCGCTGCTTCACCCTCGGCCAGCCGCGCCTGGTGGGCTCGGCACGCGAGGCCGACATCCGCATCGACGAGCCGGCCTTCGCGTCGCGCCACGCCGTGCTCGAGCGCGACGGCGCCCGCGTGCTCCTGCGCGACCAGGGCTCGGCCGAGGGCAGCGTGGTCAACGGCATGCCGGTGCGTGATGCGGTGCTGGTCGCCGGCGACCAGGTCGTGTTCGACGGCCAGCACCGTTTCGTGGTCGAGTTCCCGGCCGGTCCGGGCGCGCCCGCACGCAGCAGCACCGAAACCGCCGCTCCGGCCGCCGCGCCGCCTCCGGCCCGGTCGAACGGCGTGCGCCTGCCGTGGCTGCTGCTGGCCGCGATCCTGCTGGCCGGCGCGCTCAGCGCGCTGCTGTGGTTCGGCGCGCCCTGA